DNA from bacterium:
GACTGGGAATGGGTGCTCGGCGTCGACCTGTGGAGTGTGATCTACGGAGTGAAGACCTTCCTGCCCTTGATTCGCGAAGCCGGGGAAGGGCATGTCGTCAACACCGCGTCGAGCTCGGGACTGCAATCGGCGCCCGATATCGCGCCCTACAACGTGGCCAAGTTCGGCGTCGTGGCGCTTACCGAGACGCTCCAGCTCGAGCTGATTGCCGAAGGCAGCCCCATCGGCGCCTCGGTCCTATGCCCTGGCGCCATCGCGACGCGCATCACCGAGAGTGAGCGAAACCGCCCCGAAGCGGTCGCCGAGACCGAAACCAACCAGCGATTCAAGGCCTTTGCCTCCCAGGTGGTCGGGGACGGACTCCCTCCGGAGACGGCTGCAGAGCGGGTCGTCCACGCGATCCGGGCCCAGGAGTTCTGGATCCTCACGCACCCGGGCTGGATCGACGTACTGCGAAAGCGCGTCGAGGGTATGGCGGACGGGCGCAAGCTCGTCATGGGATTCGGGGGTTAGACTGGGCGCCCGAGCCGCAGAACTCGGGCGTACGGAGGAGAGCGAACAGTGGACGAGAAACTGCAGGAACTGCTCGACAAGCAGGCGATCAATGAAGTGATACAACGTATCAGCCGCACGATGGACTGGCTGGACGATGAGGGGCAGGCCTCCTGCTACTGGCCGGACGCTGCAATCGACTTCGGCTTCTTCGTCGGCCGTGCGGATGCTTACGTGCCCTTCGTCATGGAGCATGAACGAAAGGCCACCAAGCGCTGGCATATGATGTCCAGTGCCTCGCTCAAGATGGACGGCGACCGGGCCCAGGCGGAGTCCTACGGTATCACGACCGGATCCGTTGGCAGCGAGTTCAACATGATGTTTGGCGGACGCTACCTGGATGAGTTCGAGAAGCGTGACGGCGAGTGGCGCATCTCCAAGCGTATGTACATGCTCGATTGGATGAAGCCATTCGAAGATCAATCCGCTGGCGCCCAGTTCGAGGGCGGGCGCATGAATACTCCGGACATTTCGGAGGCCGGTCACGAGCTGTACCGGGCCATGTGATGGGAA
Protein-coding regions in this window:
- a CDS encoding nuclear transport factor 2 family protein, whose amino-acid sequence is MDEKLQELLDKQAINEVIQRISRTMDWLDDEGQASCYWPDAAIDFGFFVGRADAYVPFVMEHERKATKRWHMMSSASLKMDGDRAQAESYGITTGSVGSEFNMMFGGRYLDEFEKRDGEWRISKRMYMLDWMKPFEDQSAGAQFEGGRMNTPDISEAGHELYRAM
- a CDS encoding SDR family NAD(P)-dependent oxidoreductase, whose protein sequence is MEGFEGRVAVVTGAASGIGLATALRFAQEGMRVVLADIEREPLEAAVSTLRSQGHEVLGVPTDVSQLDAIQHLADRTIETFGKVNVVHNNAGVVRAGRVAELSVADWEWVLGVDLWSVIYGVKTFLPLIREAGEGHVVNTASSSGLQSAPDIAPYNVAKFGVVALTETLQLELIAEGSPIGASVLCPGAIATRITESERNRPEAVAETETNQRFKAFASQVVGDGLPPETAAERVVHAIRAQEFWILTHPGWIDVLRKRVEGMADGRKLVMGFGG